A window from Acidithiobacillus sp. encodes these proteins:
- the fdxA gene encoding ferredoxin FdxA: MTYVVTENCIQCKYTDCAEVCPVECFHEGPNFLVIDPVECIDCAACVPECPADAIFADDEVPSDQRDFTALNAELSKDWPVILRKKSPLPDAETWNGKSGKRPLLQRP, from the coding sequence ATGACCTACGTCGTTACCGAAAATTGCATCCAGTGTAAATACACAGACTGTGCCGAAGTCTGCCCGGTCGAGTGCTTTCATGAAGGGCCAAATTTTCTCGTCATTGATCCTGTCGAATGTATCGACTGCGCGGCCTGCGTACCCGAGTGTCCCGCTGACGCCATTTTCGCCGATGACGAAGTTCCCAGCGATCAGCGCGACTTCACCGCCCTCAATGCCGAACTCAGCAAAGACTGGCCAGTCATCCTCCGCAAAAAGTCGCCACTACCCGATGCCGAAACCTGGAATGGCAAGAGCGGCAAACGCCCTTTGCTGCAACGCCCATGA
- the hcp gene encoding hydroxylamine reductase: protein MFCYQCEQTTCTPAGIGCTSEPGTCGKDEGTADLQDILTHLIKGIAQYACRARAVGVADRQTDDFIFYGLFTTLTNVNFTATRFVHLIQEASKRRERIKLLYEEAAREQDKTPEILSGSAIFQPADGLEQLLRQTSGVAINAGVDHLGSDVIGARALILYGMKGVAAYAQHARVLGYQSDEVDAQAEEILDYLAGNPTDLDEMLEKSLEVGRLNLKVMELLDVANTDSFGTQEITSVRISPIKGKAILVSGHDLHDLKQILEQTKDQGINVYTHGEMLPANAYPTLKAYPHLAGNLGGAWQDQQREFADFPGPIVMTSNCIIEPVRSYKNRIFTLGPVGWPGVRHIEHGDFTPVIQAAKALPGFTGDAEDQRITIGFGHHTLLGVAGKIIDAVKHGDIRHFFLVGGCDGVSPARNYFTEVADNAPADSVVMTLGCGKYRFNKHEFGDIGGIPRLLDIGQCNDAHSAIRVAGALAEAFDCGVNDLPLSIMLSWFEQKATAIHLSLLALGIRGIKLGPTLPAYLTPTLVQRLQSRFDLDLDLIGEAQADLQAALTHTA from the coding sequence ATGTTTTGCTATCAATGCGAACAAACCACATGTACCCCCGCCGGAATAGGCTGTACCAGTGAGCCGGGAACGTGCGGCAAGGATGAGGGCACAGCTGATCTGCAGGACATTCTTACGCACCTTATTAAGGGCATTGCCCAGTATGCGTGCCGGGCGCGGGCGGTGGGTGTTGCCGACAGACAGACGGACGACTTCATTTTTTATGGCCTTTTCACCACGCTAACCAACGTGAACTTCACTGCCACACGTTTTGTCCACCTGATCCAGGAGGCCAGCAAAAGGCGTGAGCGGATCAAATTATTGTACGAGGAAGCGGCGCGAGAACAGGACAAGACTCCCGAAATCCTGTCCGGTTCGGCCATCTTTCAACCCGCCGATGGTCTGGAGCAACTGCTGCGTCAAACCTCTGGCGTCGCCATAAACGCTGGCGTAGATCATCTCGGATCCGATGTAATCGGTGCCCGTGCCCTCATCCTCTACGGCATGAAAGGCGTAGCCGCTTATGCTCAACACGCCCGCGTCCTGGGTTATCAGAGTGACGAAGTCGACGCGCAGGCAGAGGAAATCCTGGATTACTTGGCAGGTAATCCAACAGACCTCGATGAAATGTTGGAAAAATCATTGGAAGTCGGTCGTTTGAACCTGAAGGTGATGGAGTTGCTTGACGTTGCCAACACCGACAGCTTTGGAACGCAGGAAATTACCTCGGTGCGCATCTCTCCGATCAAGGGCAAGGCCATCCTGGTCAGCGGTCATGATCTCCATGATCTTAAACAAATTCTGGAGCAGACCAAGGATCAGGGGATAAATGTTTACACCCATGGAGAGATGTTGCCAGCCAACGCCTATCCCACGCTCAAGGCATACCCTCATCTGGCAGGGAATCTAGGGGGAGCATGGCAGGATCAGCAGCGTGAATTTGCAGATTTCCCAGGACCCATTGTCATGACTTCCAACTGCATCATTGAACCGGTCAGAAGTTATAAAAATCGAATTTTTACCCTTGGTCCAGTGGGGTGGCCCGGCGTCCGCCATATTGAACATGGAGACTTTACCCCTGTTATCCAGGCAGCCAAGGCATTGCCAGGGTTTACGGGCGATGCAGAAGATCAGCGGATCACCATCGGTTTTGGACATCACACCCTCTTGGGCGTGGCTGGCAAAATCATAGATGCGGTGAAACACGGAGACATTCGCCACTTCTTCCTCGTCGGTGGGTGCGATGGTGTTTCTCCGGCGCGCAACTACTTCACGGAGGTGGCGGACAATGCCCCCGCCGACTCGGTAGTAATGACCTTGGGTTGCGGTAAGTATCGATTCAATAAGCATGAATTCGGGGATATTGGAGGCATCCCCCGCCTGCTGGATATAGGCCAATGCAATGATGCCCACTCCGCCATCCGGGTAGCGGGTGCCCTAGCCGAGGCGTTCGATTGTGGGGTTAATGACCTTCCATTGTCGATCATGCTCTCGTGGTTTGAACAAAAGGCTACAGCCATTCACCTTTCCCTGCTGGCTTTGGGTATCAGGGGGATCAAACTGGGGCCGACCCTGCCTGCCTATCTCACACCAACCTTGGTGCAGAGGCTCCAATCACGTTTCGATCTTGATCTCGATCTTATTGGCGAGGCGCAAGCGGATTTGCAGGCGGCCCTGACGCACACGGCATAG
- the minD gene encoding septum site-determining protein MinD — MAKIIVITSGKGGVGKTTTSAAFASGLALRGHRTVVIDFDVGLRNLDLIMGCERRVVYDLINVIQGEAKLQQALIKDKRCENLYVLPTSQTRDKDALTTEGVTAVMDELRKEFDYIVCDSPAGIESGALMALYHADEAIVVTNPEVSSVRDSDRILGILAARSRRAEQGEEPVKEHLLLTRYSPKRVEDGEMLSLEDVKELLHTPLLGVIPESEVILQASNQGIPAIHMENSDVAEAYKDVVARFLGEERPLRFIQPVKAGFFKRLFGG; from the coding sequence GTGGCCAAAATAATCGTCATCACTTCCGGAAAGGGCGGGGTCGGCAAAACCACCACCAGTGCCGCCTTTGCCAGCGGTCTCGCCCTGCGCGGCCATCGTACCGTCGTCATCGACTTCGACGTGGGCCTGCGCAACCTCGACCTGATCATGGGCTGCGAGCGACGGGTCGTGTATGACCTCATCAACGTCATCCAGGGCGAGGCCAAGTTGCAGCAGGCGCTCATCAAGGATAAGCGCTGTGAGAATCTCTATGTATTGCCCACGTCCCAGACCCGCGACAAGGATGCCCTGACCACCGAAGGGGTAACGGCGGTCATGGATGAACTGCGCAAGGAATTCGATTATATCGTCTGCGATTCACCCGCGGGGATCGAGTCGGGCGCGCTCATGGCGCTCTACCATGCGGACGAAGCCATTGTGGTCACCAATCCAGAAGTCTCCTCCGTCCGCGATTCCGACCGTATTCTCGGCATTCTTGCGGCCCGCTCTCGACGGGCGGAACAGGGGGAGGAACCGGTGAAGGAACACTTGCTTCTGACCCGTTATTCCCCCAAGCGGGTGGAGGACGGAGAAATGCTTTCCCTGGAAGACGTGAAGGAGCTGCTACACACCCCTCTGCTGGGCGTGATCCCCGAATCCGAAGTGATCCTCCAGGCCTCCAATCAGGGCATACCCGCCATTCACATGGAAAACAGCGATGTGGCTGAGGCCTATAAGGACGTCGTCGCCCGCTTCCTTGGAGAAGAGCGCCCCTTGCGCTTTATTCAGCCGGTCAAGGCAGGTTTCTTCAAACGACTCTTTGGAGGCTGA
- a CDS encoding FAD-binding oxidoreductase, with translation MTNYDITLHTRDRQRLSFVCSEAEDLLSAAERESILLPSQCRRGTCGACVATVTAGAYRLKEVSMEALPEKAQARGDVLLCRTYPRADLILEAPYDYNYIRFERIPEREAEVIEVTMVATGTRRLLLRLQPDEQGGAAEFEAGQFMEIQVPGSDARRAYSLANNTNWNGDLEFFITLRPGGAFSTYLESAVVGDRLNIRGPLGTFTLRENGLRPRWFVGGGTGVVPLLSMLRRMADWGEMLPARLYFGARYEDELFCQEEIRQIQNKLPQLQVKICLSHPGNQWADYRGSVVEALRDDLGSLGVLPDLYVCGSTRLVQGVTDLALSQKLPDACLQFERFLSA, from the coding sequence ATGACCAACTACGATATCACTCTCCATACCCGTGATAGGCAACGGCTGTCCTTCGTCTGCTCTGAGGCGGAAGATCTACTCTCCGCTGCGGAACGGGAAAGTATCCTGCTTCCTTCCCAATGCCGGAGGGGAACTTGCGGAGCCTGCGTGGCCACTGTCACCGCAGGTGCTTATCGCCTGAAGGAAGTGAGTATGGAAGCCCTGCCAGAAAAGGCGCAGGCACGAGGCGATGTACTTCTGTGCCGTACCTATCCACGAGCGGATCTGATTCTGGAGGCGCCTTATGACTACAACTACATCCGCTTTGAGCGCATTCCGGAGCGCGAGGCCGAAGTGATAGAAGTCACTATGGTGGCTACGGGTACGCGACGACTGTTGTTACGCCTGCAACCCGATGAGCAAGGGGGGGCTGCGGAATTCGAAGCAGGGCAATTTATGGAAATCCAGGTACCGGGCAGCGATGCGCGTCGCGCCTATTCTTTAGCCAACAACACCAACTGGAATGGCGACCTGGAATTTTTCATCACGCTGCGGCCAGGTGGTGCCTTCTCTACCTATCTGGAATCCGCAGTGGTGGGCGATCGCCTGAACATACGTGGACCACTTGGAACATTTACCCTGAGAGAAAACGGTCTGCGGCCACGTTGGTTCGTTGGGGGCGGGACAGGTGTGGTGCCGCTACTGTCGATGCTGCGACGCATGGCAGATTGGGGCGAAATGCTTCCGGCACGTCTGTACTTCGGCGCGAGATATGAAGACGAACTCTTCTGTCAGGAGGAAATCCGCCAGATTCAGAATAAACTTCCCCAACTGCAGGTTAAGATATGCCTTTCACATCCTGGCAACCAGTGGGCTGATTATCGGGGCAGCGTAGTGGAAGCCTTGCGCGATGACCTGGGAAGCCTTGGGGTTTTACCGGACCTGTATGTTTGCGGATCAACGCGACTGGTCCAGGGCGTGACGGACTTAGCTCTGAGCCAAAAGTTGCCGGACGCCTGTCTGCAGTTCGAACGGTTTTTGTCTGCATAG
- the minE gene encoding cell division topological specificity factor MinE: MSFLDYLLGSRKKTAHVAKDRLKLILAHERDADGPDFLPALQEELLAVIAKYIPVDKENIKVSMERRGDFEVLELNILFPDQH, from the coding sequence ATGTCCTTTCTTGATTACCTCCTCGGTTCCCGCAAGAAAACTGCCCATGTGGCAAAGGATCGCCTGAAACTGATCCTCGCCCACGAGCGGGATGCCGATGGCCCCGACTTCCTGCCAGCATTGCAGGAAGAACTCCTGGCAGTGATCGCCAAATACATTCCCGTGGACAAGGAAAATATCAAGGTGAGCATGGAACGGCGAGGGGATTTTGAAGTACTGGAACTGAACATCCTGTTCCCTGATCAGCACTGA
- a CDS encoding FAD-dependent oxidoreductase — protein MILEIIVLNLFNFEYKELFSDKGIARLDGEFIRSLAEKDQILAERLRVYRAAGVQPADKAQSEFLLQLAPHLEQFVARLFCLEPEVAALQAQTRSHDVVMDFKKHFVLRRARRYRGEFPHTFADMDQWLDIEIQQRCWPREDREWAIARLGEEWLKDEATHAEAIDRLTQWCALILKDPQAALAVQGWSSFRLPQRVDHEALVPLKRRDDLHGAPFVAPDGTLRRRDSFHLTDLRMDLRSVQSEVHYCLYCHDHDGDFCSKGFPEKKGVPELGLKVDPLGVTLTGCPLEEKISEMQVLKRDGFNIAALAMAMVDNPMVPATGHRICNDCMKACVYQKQDPVNIPQIETRILTDVLNLSWGVELYDLLTRWNPLRAAQYLAQPYNGRKVLVAGMGPAGFTMAHYLLQEGCAVVGIDGLKIEPLPQQWLEEPIRDWSSLQEDLDERILLGFGGVAEYGITVRWDKNFLKLIYLTLARRPNFQIFGGVRLGGTITLENAWELGFDHVCIATGAGLPRVVPMGESLARGMRQASDFLMALQLTGAGKRSSLANLQVRLPAVVIGGGLTAVDTATEVQAYYVRQVEKVLARYEQMAAQSGEEKLRAGLSAEDSQILEEFLTHGRAVGAERERAAAAGEAPNFVPLIHAWGGVTLAYRKGMQQSPAYTRNHEELIKAMEEGLYYGEGLDPLRAELDSYGHIAHMVFRRMREVEGRWLASDQDLRLPARAVFIAAGTVPNTIYEREYPGTFQLDGDHFLTHVAHDNGPLQAVQVAAHCKAPEAGPFTSYGDAQGHRISFIGDTHPVFHGSVVKAIASAKATYPQVMQSLGTLDTAVDPDVRGFQQRLQHLLSMRVLRMDRSNPSVTEMWVEAPLAARNFRPGQFFRLQTFESHSPIVDGTRLQIPVLTVSGAGVEGDAVRLLILQWGTGPRLVGRLQPGDPLILMGPTGAPTDIPTGKTILVVAGRWGAAVMLDIGPALRAAGNRVLYVAALGKASELDNQAELEEAADQIIWCTGSGPLIQTHRAQDLSVEASDMVALLCAYGAGELPGQAAQGGAGIPLNNVDRLMVMGSTGLLKGFQQALQAELQPYFRADLEATATVGSPMQCMLKGVCAQCLQWQIDPETGQRTKAVFSCAQQDQPLAWVDLDNLTARQSQNRLLERVSSQWLDHVMSGESL, from the coding sequence ATGATTTTGGAGATCATTGTGCTTAACCTGTTTAACTTTGAATACAAAGAACTTTTCTCTGATAAAGGCATCGCCCGGCTGGATGGAGAATTTATTCGTAGCCTGGCGGAGAAAGACCAAATTCTTGCGGAACGCCTGCGAGTCTATCGTGCCGCAGGCGTCCAGCCCGCCGATAAAGCCCAGAGTGAGTTTCTGCTACAGCTTGCGCCCCATCTTGAACAATTTGTCGCACGGCTCTTTTGCCTGGAACCGGAAGTGGCTGCGTTGCAGGCTCAGACCCGCAGCCATGATGTGGTCATGGATTTCAAAAAGCATTTTGTGCTGCGCCGCGCACGCCGTTACCGTGGCGAGTTTCCGCACACTTTTGCGGATATGGATCAGTGGCTGGACATTGAAATCCAGCAGCGGTGCTGGCCGCGGGAGGATCGCGAATGGGCCATTGCTCGACTGGGTGAAGAATGGCTCAAGGATGAAGCGACCCATGCCGAAGCCATTGATCGTCTGACCCAGTGGTGTGCCCTCATCCTGAAAGACCCGCAGGCCGCCTTGGCGGTGCAAGGCTGGTCCAGTTTCCGCCTGCCCCAGCGGGTGGATCATGAGGCACTGGTCCCCTTAAAACGGCGGGATGACCTCCACGGTGCGCCCTTCGTGGCGCCAGACGGAACTTTGCGGCGCCGGGACAGTTTTCATCTGACCGATCTGCGTATGGACTTGCGCAGTGTCCAGAGTGAAGTGCATTACTGTCTCTATTGCCATGATCACGACGGGGATTTTTGTTCCAAGGGCTTTCCCGAGAAAAAGGGTGTGCCGGAACTGGGTCTCAAGGTAGACCCCCTCGGTGTCACCCTCACCGGCTGTCCCTTGGAAGAAAAAATCTCGGAAATGCAGGTTCTGAAACGGGACGGATTCAATATCGCCGCCCTGGCCATGGCGATGGTGGATAACCCCATGGTCCCCGCCACTGGACATCGTATCTGCAATGACTGCATGAAGGCCTGTGTCTACCAGAAGCAGGACCCGGTGAACATTCCGCAAATTGAAACGCGGATACTGACCGATGTGTTGAATCTTTCCTGGGGTGTCGAACTCTACGATTTGCTGACCCGGTGGAATCCGCTGCGCGCCGCGCAATATCTGGCGCAGCCCTACAACGGGAGGAAGGTGCTGGTGGCGGGTATGGGCCCGGCGGGCTTCACCATGGCCCATTATCTTTTGCAGGAAGGCTGTGCGGTCGTGGGTATTGATGGCCTGAAAATCGAACCGCTGCCCCAGCAGTGGCTGGAGGAGCCCATTCGGGACTGGAGCAGTCTCCAGGAGGACCTCGACGAACGCATTCTGCTCGGTTTCGGCGGTGTGGCCGAATATGGCATCACCGTGCGTTGGGACAAGAATTTTCTCAAACTGATTTATCTGACGCTGGCGCGGCGACCGAATTTCCAGATTTTTGGCGGCGTGCGGCTGGGCGGTACCATCACCCTCGAAAACGCCTGGGAACTGGGTTTCGATCACGTCTGTATTGCCACCGGTGCGGGCTTGCCGCGGGTGGTGCCGATGGGCGAGAGTCTGGCGCGCGGTATGCGTCAGGCCAGCGACTTTCTCATGGCGTTGCAGCTCACCGGTGCGGGCAAGCGGTCCAGTCTGGCTAACCTGCAGGTGCGCCTGCCGGCAGTGGTGATCGGCGGTGGCCTCACGGCGGTGGATACTGCGACCGAGGTGCAGGCCTACTATGTGCGGCAGGTGGAGAAGGTGCTGGCGCGCTATGAGCAGATGGCAGCGCAATCCGGTGAAGAAAAACTCCGCGCCGGGCTCTCCGCAGAGGATAGCCAAATTCTCGAAGAATTCCTGACCCACGGCCGGGCGGTGGGGGCGGAGCGGGAGCGGGCGGCGGCGGCAGGTGAAGCACCCAATTTCGTGCCGCTGATCCATGCTTGGGGCGGCGTGACCCTGGCGTACCGGAAGGGGATGCAGCAGTCACCGGCCTATACCCGCAACCACGAAGAACTCATCAAGGCCATGGAAGAAGGGCTTTATTATGGCGAGGGTCTCGATCCTCTCCGAGCAGAGCTCGACAGTTATGGGCATATCGCGCACATGGTCTTCCGCCGGATGCGCGAGGTGGAAGGGCGCTGGCTGGCCAGTGATCAGGATTTACGTTTGCCTGCACGAGCCGTCTTCATCGCCGCCGGCACCGTCCCCAACACCATCTATGAAAGGGAATATCCGGGGACTTTCCAACTGGATGGGGACCACTTCCTGACCCACGTGGCTCACGATAACGGGCCGTTGCAGGCGGTGCAGGTGGCCGCGCATTGCAAGGCCCCAGAGGCTGGTCCGTTTACGTCCTACGGTGATGCGCAAGGACATCGGATCAGCTTTATTGGGGATACGCATCCGGTTTTCCACGGTAGTGTGGTCAAGGCCATCGCCTCCGCCAAGGCGACATATCCGCAGGTCATGCAGAGCCTGGGGACGCTGGATACCGCCGTCGATCCGGATGTGCGAGGCTTTCAGCAACGCTTACAGCATCTGCTGAGCATGCGAGTACTACGCATGGATCGCAGCAACCCCTCCGTCACCGAGATGTGGGTGGAGGCACCGCTGGCGGCCCGCAATTTCCGGCCGGGGCAGTTTTTCCGCTTGCAGACCTTCGAGAGTCACAGCCCGATCGTGGACGGCACCCGTCTGCAGATTCCGGTGCTGACGGTCAGTGGTGCGGGGGTGGAAGGGGATGCGGTGCGCCTCCTGATCCTGCAGTGGGGCACTGGCCCGCGTCTGGTGGGACGCCTACAGCCGGGTGATCCCCTGATACTCATGGGACCGACCGGCGCCCCCACCGACATCCCCACGGGTAAAACGATTCTGGTGGTCGCCGGGCGCTGGGGTGCGGCGGTGATGCTGGATATCGGCCCGGCCTTGCGGGCAGCGGGCAACCGCGTGCTCTATGTGGCGGCCCTGGGCAAAGCCAGCGAACTGGATAACCAGGCGGAACTGGAAGAGGCGGCAGACCAGATCATCTGGTGCACCGGCAGCGGCCCCTTGATTCAGACCCATCGCGCGCAGGATCTCAGTGTCGAGGCCAGCGACATGGTGGCCCTGTTGTGCGCCTATGGGGCCGGTGAGCTGCCCGGACAAGCAGCGCAGGGCGGTGCAGGTATTCCGCTGAATAATGTGGATCGCCTGATGGTCATGGGTTCCACCGGCCTGCTCAAGGGGTTTCAGCAGGCCCTCCAGGCGGAGCTACAGCCGTATTTCCGCGCCGATCTGGAGGCCACCGCGACCGTGGGCAGCCCCATGCAATGCATGCTCAAAGGCGTCTGCGCCCAATGTCTGCAATGGCAGATCGATCCGGAAACGGGGCAGCGCACCAAGGCGGTATTTTCCTGTGCGCAGCAGGATCAGCCCCTGGCTTGGGTGGATCTGGATAACCTCACCGCCCGGCAGAGTCAGAATCGTCTGCTGGAAAGGGTCTCCAGTCAGTGGCTGGATCATGTCATGAGCGGGGAAAGCCTATAA
- a CDS encoding NnrS family protein yields the protein METIETSKGYRFALLYLGFRLFFLLGTVFSVLAISAWFWFYYQGTQFLDNGNFPIILWHAHEMVFGYSVAVAVGFLLTAVRNWTGHQTLRGYGLLLLGLFWLIARIMPFTNLPSALIIMALFDLLFDVTACIALLYPLVRAKQWKQLGIWSILLLVTTSNTLFYMGLIWGHPELTRIGLFSGLYLIIALIMLMGQRIIPFFIERGVGYPVVLDVRPWLNVSSMILMMVFIVAVVWGPISRITVWVAIALAILQVLQMVGWYTPGIWRKPLLWSLYLAYGWIFIGFTLTALTRWIPINPMLGIHAFAYGGVGMMTIGMMARVSLGHTGRNIFTPPAALNWMFSSLLLGAIVRVIIPIIAPMQYRIWIEVSQGLWIIAFVAFVVVYAPMLIKPRIDGRYG from the coding sequence ATGGAAACCATAGAAACCAGTAAAGGCTATCGTTTTGCCCTTCTCTATCTTGGGTTTCGTCTCTTTTTCTTGTTGGGGACGGTATTCTCTGTTCTTGCCATATCTGCCTGGTTCTGGTTCTATTATCAGGGAACGCAGTTTCTTGATAATGGCAATTTTCCGATTATCTTGTGGCATGCCCATGAAATGGTCTTTGGGTATTCCGTGGCCGTGGCTGTTGGCTTTTTGTTAACCGCGGTCAGAAATTGGACTGGTCACCAGACGCTTCGTGGATATGGATTGTTGTTACTAGGCCTGTTCTGGCTTATAGCGCGCATAATGCCGTTCACCAATTTGCCTAGCGCGCTGATTATCATGGCGCTGTTCGATCTGTTATTTGATGTCACTGCCTGCATCGCCTTGCTGTATCCGCTTGTCCGCGCCAAGCAGTGGAAACAGCTTGGGATATGGTCTATTTTATTACTGGTGACGACAAGTAACACATTATTTTATATGGGTCTAATCTGGGGGCATCCCGAGCTGACACGAATTGGGTTGTTTTCCGGGCTCTATCTAATTATCGCGCTTATCATGTTGATGGGACAGAGGATAATACCGTTCTTTATTGAAAGGGGGGTTGGTTATCCGGTTGTTTTGGATGTCCGGCCGTGGCTAAATGTCAGCAGCATGATTCTTATGATGGTTTTTATTGTCGCTGTTGTATGGGGGCCGATTTCGAGAATTACTGTTTGGGTGGCCATCGCGTTGGCAATTTTGCAGGTTCTACAAATGGTCGGATGGTATACCCCAGGCATTTGGCGTAAGCCGTTGTTATGGAGCCTGTATCTGGCTTATGGATGGATATTCATTGGATTTACCTTGACGGCGCTTACCCGTTGGATACCCATCAATCCCATGTTGGGAATTCATGCTTTTGCGTATGGCGGGGTAGGCATGATGACTATTGGTATGATGGCGAGAGTCTCTCTGGGACATACAGGGAGAAACATCTTTACGCCGCCAGCGGCCTTGAACTGGATGTTTTCTTCGTTGCTTCTTGGTGCCATTGTGCGCGTAATTATTCCAATAATAGCGCCAATGCAGTACCGCATTTGGATTGAGGTGTCGCAAGGTCTGTGGATTATTGCCTTCGTCGCTTTTGTCGTCGTTTACGCGCCCATGCTCATAAAGCCGCGGATCGATGGTCGATATGGCTAA
- the minC gene encoding septum site-determining protein MinC, which yields MANPRSLDTESNAPLRVSGGVFTLSILHLESNNPQQLAQRIAEEHQRHPAAADFHRFAPVVLDLSAIPEEAPLALPEILEVLRTANWLPVGLRNASPGQQALARHLHLPILRGQDRNAAPQPETPPPVQPVPTSPGGLILDHPIRGGQRSYARGGDLVCLAAVNAGAEIMADGNIHVYGPLRGRALAGVNGQNGARIFCMSLEAELVSVTGLYRTLETNHPLWGKAAQIYSRDEQLHITALNI from the coding sequence ATGGCTAACCCCCGCTCCCTCGACACAGAATCCAACGCACCCCTGCGCGTGTCCGGGGGCGTTTTCACTCTTTCCATCCTCCACTTGGAAAGCAACAACCCCCAACAACTGGCGCAGCGCATTGCCGAAGAACATCAACGCCACCCCGCCGCTGCGGATTTCCATCGCTTTGCGCCGGTGGTCCTGGATCTGAGCGCCATACCCGAAGAAGCGCCTTTAGCTTTGCCCGAAATCCTGGAGGTATTGCGTACCGCCAATTGGCTCCCTGTCGGTTTGCGCAATGCCTCGCCCGGCCAACAGGCTCTGGCGCGACATCTGCACCTCCCCATTTTACGGGGCCAGGATCGCAACGCCGCCCCGCAACCAGAAACACCCCCGCCAGTACAGCCCGTCCCCACAAGTCCTGGCGGCCTGATTCTGGATCACCCCATACGCGGTGGCCAACGCAGCTACGCCCGTGGTGGCGATCTCGTCTGTCTAGCCGCCGTCAACGCCGGCGCCGAAATCATGGCCGACGGCAATATCCACGTCTACGGCCCCTTGCGTGGCCGTGCTCTTGCCGGCGTCAACGGACAGAACGGTGCGCGGATTTTTTGCATGAGCCTGGAGGCAGAACTGGTCTCCGTCACCGGCCTGTATCGCACCCTCGAAACGAACCATCCCCTTTGGGGCAAGGCGGCACAGATTTACAGCCGCGACGAGCAGTTGCATATTACGGCATTAAACATATAA